In Escherichia ruysiae, a genomic segment contains:
- the nirC gene encoding nitrite transporter NirC, translating into MFTDTINKCAANAARIARLSANNPLGFWVSSAMAGAYVGLGIILIFTLGNLLDPSIRPLVMGATFGIALTLVIIAGSELFTGHTMFLTFGVKAGTISHGQMWAILPQTWLGNLVGSVFVAMLYSWGGGSLLPVDTSIVHSVALAKTTAPAMVLFFKGALCNWLVCLAIWMALRTEGAAKFIAIWWCLLAFIASGYEHSIANMTLFALSWFGNHSEAYTLAGIGHNLLWVTLGNTLSGAVFMGLGYWYATPKANRPVADKFNQTETAAG; encoded by the coding sequence ATGTTTACAGACACTATTAATAAGTGTGCGGCTAACGCTGCGCGCATTGCACGCCTGTCGGCAAATAACCCGCTCGGCTTTTGGGTCAGCTCCGCCATGGCGGGCGCGTATGTGGGTCTTGGGATCATCCTGATTTTCACGCTCGGTAATTTGCTCGATCCGTCCATACGTCCTCTGGTGATGGGCGCGACCTTTGGTATCGCCTTAACGCTGGTAATTATCGCCGGTTCTGAACTGTTCACCGGACACACCATGTTCCTCACCTTTGGGGTGAAAGCGGGCACCATTAGCCACGGGCAAATGTGGGCAATCCTGCCGCAAACCTGGCTGGGCAACCTGGTCGGTTCCGTCTTCGTTGCCATGCTTTATAGCTGGGGCGGCGGTAGCCTGCTGCCGGTAGATACCAGCATCGTTCACTCCGTCGCGCTGGCAAAAACCACTGCACCGGCAATGGTACTGTTCTTCAAAGGCGCATTGTGTAACTGGCTGGTTTGCCTGGCTATCTGGATGGCGCTGCGCACTGAAGGGGCGGCGAAATTTATCGCTATCTGGTGGTGTCTGCTGGCATTTATCGCGTCCGGCTATGAGCACTCCATCGCTAACATGACGCTGTTCGCGCTCTCCTGGTTCGGCAACCACAGCGAAGCCTATACGCTGGCAGGTATTGGGCATAACCTGCTGTGGGTGACGCTGGGTAATACTTTATCGGGCGCCGTATTCATGGGATTGGGTTATTGGTATGCTACGCCGAAAGCGAATCGTCCGGTTGCGGACAAATTTAATCAAACTGAAACGGCTGCAGGTTAA
- a CDS encoding YhfL family protein, whose amino-acid sequence MNKFIKVALVGAVLATLTACTGHIENRDKNCSYDYLLHPAISISKIIGGCGPTAQ is encoded by the coding sequence ATGAACAAATTTATTAAAGTAGCACTGGTAGGTGCGGTACTGGCTACATTGACTGCATGTACTGGTCATATCGAAAACCGTGATAAAAACTGCTCTTACGACTACCTGCTGCACCCGGCAATTTCTATTTCTAAAATCATTGGCGGTTGCGGTCCTACTGCACAGTAA
- the cysG gene encoding siroheme synthase CysG encodes MDHLPIFCQLRDRDCLIVGGGDVAERKARLLLDAGARLTVNALAFIPQFTAWADAGMLTLVEGPFDESLLDTCWLAIAATDDDALNQRVSEAAESRRIFCNVVDAPKAASFIMPSIIDRSPLMVAVSSGGTSPVLARLLREKLESLLPLHLGQVAKYAGQLRGRVKQQFATMGERRRFWEKLFVNDRLAQSLANNDQKAITETTEQLINEPLDHRGEVVLVGAGPGDAGLLTLKGLQQIQQADVVVYDRLVSDDIMNLVRRDADRVFVGKRAGYHCVPQEEINQILLREAQKGKRVVRLKGGDPFIFGRGGEELETLCNAGIPFSVVPGITAASGCSAYSGIPLTHRDYAQSVRLITGHLKTGGELDWENLAAEKQTLVFYMGLNQAATIQQKLIEHGMPGEMPVAIVENGTAVTQRVIDGTLAQLGDLAQQMNSPSLIIIGRVVGLRDKLNWFSNH; translated from the coding sequence GTGGATCATTTGCCTATATTTTGCCAATTACGCGATCGCGACTGTCTGATTGTCGGCGGTGGTGATGTTGCGGAACGCAAAGCAAGGTTGCTGTTAGACGCGGGCGCTCGCTTAACGGTGAATGCATTAGCGTTTATTCCACAGTTCACCGCATGGGCAGATGCTGGCATGTTAACCCTCGTCGAAGGGCCATTTGATGAAAGCCTTCTCGACACCTGCTGGCTGGCGATTGCCGCGACGGATGATGACGCGCTTAACCAGCGCGTCAGCGAAGCCGCTGAATCTCGTCGCATCTTCTGTAACGTGGTCGATGCGCCGAAAGCCGCCAGCTTCATTATGCCGTCGATTATTGACCGCTCACCGTTGATGGTAGCGGTCTCCTCTGGCGGCACCTCTCCGGTTCTGGCGCGACTGCTGCGCGAAAAACTCGAATCACTGCTGCCGCTACATCTGGGCCAGGTAGCGAAATACGCCGGGCAGTTACGCGGTCGGGTGAAACAACAGTTCGCGACAATGGGCGAGCGTCGCCGTTTCTGGGAAAAACTGTTCGTTAATGACCGCCTGGCGCAGTCGCTGGCGAATAACGATCAGAAAGCCATTACTGAAACGACCGAACAGTTAATCAACGAGCCGCTTGACCATCGCGGTGAAGTGGTGCTGGTTGGCGCCGGCCCTGGCGATGCCGGGCTACTGACGCTGAAAGGTCTGCAACAAATTCAGCAGGCTGATGTGGTGGTCTACGACCGTCTGGTTTCTGACGATATTATGAATCTGGTACGGCGCGATGCTGACCGCGTTTTCGTCGGTAAACGCGCGGGATACCACTGCGTACCACAGGAAGAGATTAACCAGATCCTGCTGCGGGAAGCGCAAAAAGGCAAACGCGTGGTGCGTCTGAAAGGCGGCGATCCGTTTATTTTTGGCCGTGGTGGCGAAGAGCTGGAAACACTGTGCAACGCGGGTATTCCGTTCTCGGTAGTTCCGGGTATTACTGCAGCTTCTGGTTGCTCTGCTTATTCGGGTATTCCACTTACGCATCGCGATTATGCTCAGAGCGTACGCTTAATTACCGGACACTTAAAAACCGGTGGTGAGCTGGACTGGGAAAACCTGGCAGCAGAAAAACAGACGCTGGTATTCTATATGGGACTAAATCAGGCTGCGACCATTCAGCAAAAATTGATTGAACACGGAATGCCAGGCGAAATGCCAGTGGCGATTGTCGAAAACGGGACGGCGGTAACGCAACGCGTGATTGACGGTACGCTCGCGCAGCTGGGCGATCTGGCGCAGCAAATGAACAGTCCATCATTAATTATTATTGGCCGGGTTGTTGGTTTGCGCGATAAATTAAACTGGTTCTCAAACCATTAA